A stretch of Shinella zoogloeoides DNA encodes these proteins:
- a CDS encoding ABC transporter ATP-binding protein, with translation MPETASIPPAVSIRNLRKSFGALEVLKGISFDAREGEVISILGSSGSGKSTMLRCINMLEVPSDGEIHIEGEAIRLKNGRHGRQPADVRQVSRLCTNVAMVFQSFNLWSHMTILENVMEAPVYVQKRPKAECREEAMELLAKVGIADKRDFYPTHLSGGQQQRAAIARALAMKPKVMLFDEPTSALDPELVGEVLRVMRALADEGRTMLVVTHEMAFARDVSNRVIFLHKGQIEEDGPPSEVFTAPRSERFRKFISSHG, from the coding sequence ATGCCTGAAACCGCCTCCATCCCGCCCGCCGTTTCCATCCGCAACCTGCGCAAGAGTTTTGGCGCGCTGGAAGTGCTGAAGGGCATTTCCTTCGATGCGCGCGAAGGCGAGGTCATCTCGATCCTCGGCTCATCCGGCTCGGGCAAATCCACCATGCTTCGCTGCATCAACATGCTGGAAGTGCCGAGCGACGGCGAAATCCACATCGAGGGCGAGGCGATCCGCCTGAAGAACGGTCGTCACGGCCGCCAGCCCGCCGATGTGAGGCAGGTCAGCCGCCTGTGCACCAATGTCGCCATGGTGTTCCAGAGCTTCAATCTCTGGTCCCACATGACCATTCTCGAGAATGTCATGGAGGCGCCGGTCTACGTCCAGAAGCGGCCGAAGGCAGAATGCCGCGAGGAGGCGATGGAACTGCTCGCCAAGGTCGGCATCGCCGACAAGCGCGACTTCTACCCGACGCACCTTTCCGGCGGCCAGCAGCAGCGCGCCGCCATTGCCCGCGCCCTTGCCATGAAGCCGAAGGTCATGCTGTTCGACGAGCCGACCTCGGCGCTCGACCCGGAACTGGTGGGCGAGGTGCTGCGCGTCATGCGGGCACTTGCCGACGAGGGCCGCACCATGCTGGTCGTGACCCACGAAATGGCCTTCGCCCGCGACGTCTCCAACCGGGTGATTTTCCTGCACAAGGGCCAGATCGAGGAAGACGGCCCGCCATCGGAGGTCTTCACCGCGCCGCGCTCCGAGCGCTTCCGCAAGTTCATCTCCTCGCACGGCTAG
- a CDS encoding NAD(P)/FAD-dependent oxidoreductase: MSYTLGSLPSSQPPRPDMDVLVLGAGIIGVSVALHLQKRGKSVLLVDRRAPGEETSYGNAGLIERASVVPYGFPREIRTLLKYATNRSADVRFRWTFLPKILPWLARFWLESSSRRLRRAASDMLPLIERSVIEHTALMAEAGIEHRARRGGWMEAYRSEKAFTAAKQAARALDEYGLRYDLLGPQELAAREPHLAGEFAGAVHWLDPATVADPGGLVTDYAALFERRGGTVIRGNAAELKQSGDGWSLVAGGRRIVAREAVVALGPWSDTVYKPLGYRIPLAVKRGYHVHIEPAGDAVLNHPIVDVERGYLLAPMTRGIRLTTGIEFADRDDAASPVQIDQTEPHARAIFPLGRRVEQTPWMGARPCLPDMRPIIGPAPRHKGLWFAFGHNHHGLTLGPATGRLLAEMMTGETPFADPAPFTMSRFG; encoded by the coding sequence ATGTCTTACACACTCGGATCACTCCCCTCTTCGCAGCCCCCGCGTCCCGATATGGACGTGCTGGTGCTCGGTGCCGGCATCATCGGCGTCTCCGTAGCGCTGCACTTGCAGAAACGCGGCAAATCCGTGCTGCTGGTCGACCGCCGCGCGCCGGGCGAAGAGACGAGCTACGGGAATGCCGGGCTGATCGAACGGGCAAGCGTCGTTCCCTACGGCTTCCCGCGCGAGATTCGCACGCTGCTGAAATATGCGACGAACCGCTCCGCCGACGTGCGTTTCCGCTGGACCTTCCTGCCGAAAATCCTGCCGTGGCTGGCGCGCTTCTGGCTGGAATCCTCCAGCCGTCGCCTGCGCCGCGCCGCCTCCGACATGCTTCCACTCATCGAGCGTTCGGTGATCGAGCATACCGCTCTCATGGCCGAGGCGGGCATCGAGCACCGGGCGCGCCGCGGCGGCTGGATGGAAGCCTACCGCAGCGAGAAAGCCTTCACGGCGGCCAAGCAGGCGGCCCGCGCGTTGGACGAGTACGGCCTTCGCTACGACCTGCTCGGCCCGCAGGAGCTTGCCGCCCGCGAGCCGCATCTGGCGGGCGAGTTCGCCGGCGCCGTGCACTGGCTCGACCCCGCCACCGTCGCCGATCCCGGCGGGCTGGTGACGGATTATGCCGCGCTCTTCGAACGCCGTGGCGGCACCGTGATCCGCGGTAATGCGGCGGAGCTGAAGCAGAGTGGCGACGGCTGGAGCCTTGTCGCGGGCGGCCGCCGCATCGTCGCTCGCGAGGCCGTGGTGGCGCTCGGGCCGTGGTCGGATACGGTCTACAAGCCGCTCGGCTATCGCATTCCGCTCGCCGTCAAGCGTGGCTACCACGTCCATATCGAGCCGGCCGGCGATGCCGTTCTCAACCATCCCATCGTCGATGTGGAGCGCGGCTATCTGCTGGCGCCCATGACGCGCGGCATCCGCCTGACAACGGGCATCGAGTTCGCTGATCGCGACGATGCGGCAAGCCCGGTCCAGATCGACCAGACCGAACCCCATGCCCGCGCGATCTTCCCGCTCGGCCGCCGCGTCGAGCAGACGCCGTGGATGGGCGCGCGCCCCTGCCTGCCGGACATGCGCCCGATCATCGGCCCGGCGCCGCGCCACAAGGGCCTCTGGTTCGCCTTCGGCCACAACCACCACGGCCTGACGCTCGGCCCGGCCACCGGCCGCCTGCTGGCGGAAATGATGACCGGCGAGACACCCTTCGCCGACCCCGCCCCCTTCACCATGAGCCGTTTCGGCTGA
- a CDS encoding LysR family transcriptional regulator, with product MRLRQLQCFVVLAEELSFTRAAQRLNMSQPPLSTQIQTLERELGVDLINRTSRKVALTRAGELFRQRANNMLDQYERSLQEIREVQQGQDGMVEIGTTGSILRGGLSELLSSFTASHPRITLRVHEQSPVAQINEVRRRRTDVSFNRSIPHGEELAYEYAWQEELVALVRSDHRLAGRADVWVTDLRDDQFVVLQPESSDFAAYVMSYIVASGYRPRISQQVIDAQSIPSLVAAGFGVSIVPAGIAKLTTGPLVFLPIRPDPPHSEVYMVYHQDDPTPALRVFLAETRRMLGHAPGGSG from the coding sequence ATGAGATTACGCCAGCTCCAGTGTTTCGTGGTCCTCGCCGAAGAGCTGAGCTTCACCCGCGCGGCCCAGCGGCTGAACATGTCGCAACCCCCGCTCAGCACGCAGATTCAAACACTTGAGCGTGAATTGGGGGTGGATCTCATCAATCGGACCAGCCGCAAGGTGGCGTTGACGCGGGCGGGCGAACTCTTCCGGCAGCGGGCGAACAATATGCTCGACCAGTATGAACGCAGTCTGCAGGAAATCCGGGAGGTGCAGCAGGGCCAGGACGGCATGGTCGAGATCGGGACGACCGGGTCGATATTGCGTGGGGGGCTCTCGGAGCTTCTCTCCAGCTTCACGGCGAGCCATCCGCGCATCACGCTGCGGGTGCACGAGCAATCGCCCGTGGCGCAGATCAACGAAGTGCGCCGCCGCCGCACGGATGTCAGCTTCAACCGGTCGATCCCGCATGGTGAGGAGCTTGCCTACGAATATGCCTGGCAGGAGGAGCTGGTGGCGCTTGTGCGCAGCGATCATCGGCTCGCCGGACGCGCCGATGTCTGGGTCACCGATCTGCGCGACGACCAGTTCGTCGTGCTGCAGCCGGAGAGTTCCGATTTCGCTGCCTATGTCATGTCCTATATCGTCGCGTCCGGTTATCGCCCGCGTATCTCCCAGCAGGTAATCGACGCGCAGTCGATCCCGAGCCTCGTCGCGGCGGGCTTCGGCGTCAGCATCGTGCCGGCGGGCATTGCCAAACTGACCACCGGCCCGCTCGTTTTCCTGCCGATCCGCCCCGACCCGCCCCATTCGGAAGTCTATATGGTGTATCATCAGGATGACCCGACACCGGCGTTGCGGGTCTTCCTCGCGGAGACGCGCCGTATGCTGGGACATGCTCCCGGCGGCTCGGGCTGA
- a CDS encoding 5-guanidino-2-oxopentanoate decarboxylase: MTDTRLTTGEYLVRLLESYGVELIFGIPGVHTVELYRGLPATKIRHVTPRHEQGAGFMADGYARVTGKPGVCFIVTGPGMTNIATAMGQAYADSVPMLVISAVNSRGQLAMGQGRLHELPSQRNLVAGVAAFSHTLLDPAQLPEVMARAFTVFNSARPRPVHIEIPLDIIVAEARHLPVDAWPLPCRAAADPAAIEKAAAILKEAKRPVIVAGGGAADAAEEITAIAEKLDAPVFMTINGRGILKPGHALTMTGNLAMQPLRDELAASDAILAIGTEFGETEMYPEPKPLSFGGPLIRIDIDPAQIVTGLRADVPIAADAKLAATSLNAALGQARRAGHGAARANAVREAVVAGLWPACRMHGKLMEIISRALPGAIVAGDQTEPVYAVNQIYQAPQARSFFNSSTGYGTLGYGLPAAFGAKLGVPHRPSVCLIGDGGLQFSVQELASAVEAGIATAVIIWNNAGYGEIKAFMAERDIPQIGVDIFTPDFIELARALGCEASRPASSAEFESELKASSARKVPTVIEIRAGSRFAEMLAV, from the coding sequence ATGACAGATACCCGTCTTACCACCGGCGAATACCTCGTCCGACTACTGGAGTCCTATGGTGTCGAACTTATCTTCGGCATTCCCGGCGTCCATACGGTCGAACTCTACCGAGGCCTGCCGGCGACGAAGATCCGCCATGTCACGCCGCGCCACGAGCAGGGCGCGGGCTTCATGGCTGACGGGTATGCGCGCGTGACCGGCAAGCCGGGCGTCTGCTTCATCGTCACCGGCCCCGGTATGACCAACATCGCCACCGCCATGGGGCAGGCCTATGCGGATTCTGTGCCGATGCTGGTCATTTCGGCGGTCAATTCCCGCGGCCAGCTCGCCATGGGACAGGGCCGCCTGCACGAGCTGCCTTCCCAGCGCAACCTCGTGGCCGGCGTTGCCGCCTTCAGCCACACGCTGCTCGATCCCGCTCAGCTCCCCGAGGTGATGGCGCGCGCCTTCACCGTGTTCAACTCGGCGCGCCCGCGCCCCGTCCATATCGAGATCCCGCTCGACATCATCGTCGCCGAGGCGCGGCATCTACCCGTCGATGCCTGGCCGCTGCCGTGCCGCGCCGCTGCCGATCCGGCCGCCATCGAAAAGGCCGCAGCGATCCTCAAGGAGGCGAAGCGCCCGGTGATCGTCGCCGGGGGCGGCGCCGCCGATGCCGCTGAGGAGATCACGGCCATCGCCGAAAAGCTCGATGCCCCCGTCTTCATGACCATCAATGGGCGCGGTATCCTCAAGCCCGGCCACGCGCTGACCATGACCGGCAATCTCGCCATGCAGCCGTTGCGTGACGAGCTTGCCGCCAGCGACGCCATCCTCGCGATCGGCACGGAGTTCGGCGAGACGGAGATGTATCCCGAGCCGAAGCCGCTTTCCTTCGGCGGCCCGCTGATCCGTATCGATATCGACCCGGCGCAGATCGTCACGGGGCTTCGCGCCGATGTGCCGATCGCTGCCGATGCCAAGCTTGCCGCTACGAGCCTCAATGCTGCGCTTGGCCAAGCCCGCAGGGCCGGCCACGGCGCAGCCCGTGCCAACGCCGTGCGCGAAGCGGTGGTGGCCGGCCTCTGGCCCGCCTGCCGCATGCATGGCAAGCTGATGGAAATCATCAGCAGGGCGTTACCCGGTGCGATCGTCGCCGGCGACCAGACAGAGCCGGTCTATGCGGTGAACCAGATCTATCAGGCGCCCCAGGCCCGCTCCTTCTTCAACTCTTCGACCGGCTACGGCACGCTCGGTTATGGCTTGCCCGCTGCTTTCGGTGCCAAGCTGGGCGTGCCGCACCGCCCCTCTGTCTGCCTGATCGGCGACGGCGGGCTGCAATTCTCGGTGCAGGAGCTGGCGAGCGCCGTGGAGGCGGGTATCGCGACGGCCGTCATCATCTGGAACAATGCCGGCTACGGCGAGATCAAGGCCTTCATGGCCGAGCGGGACATTCCGCAGATCGGCGTGGATATCTTCACGCCAGATTTCATCGAACTGGCCAGGGCGCTTGGCTGCGAGGCCTCGCGCCCGGCTTCGTCTGCCGAATTCGAAAGCGAACTGAAGGCATCGAGCGCCCGCAAGGTGCCTACCGTCATCGAGATCCGCGCCGGCTCGCGGTTTGCCGAAATGCTGGCGGTGTAA
- a CDS encoding ABC transporter permease: protein MQGASFLDLVGFGPEGWGAALLMATGMTLAVATGGFAAGSVIGAGITTAKLSRSRFLRAFGDGYTTVLRGIPDLLVIYLFYFGGSAALGAIGRLFGAQGFIGMPAFITGVLAIGVVSGAYQAEVFRGAFNTISRGELEAARSVGMTTWLRFRRIIAPQVLRYAIPGLGNTWQLVLKESALISVTGLVELLRQSQIAAGSTSRPFDFYVTAAALYLVITAASSYLFRQAEARSMRGVRRA from the coding sequence ATGCAGGGGGCTTCGTTCCTGGATCTTGTCGGCTTCGGCCCGGAGGGCTGGGGCGCGGCGCTGCTCATGGCGACGGGCATGACGCTCGCCGTCGCGACGGGCGGCTTTGCGGCCGGCTCCGTCATCGGCGCAGGCATCACCACCGCCAAGCTGTCGCGCAGCCGGTTCCTGCGTGCTTTCGGCGACGGCTATACCACCGTGCTGCGCGGCATCCCCGACCTTCTCGTCATCTACCTCTTCTATTTCGGCGGCAGCGCGGCGCTCGGCGCCATTGGCCGGCTCTTCGGCGCGCAGGGCTTCATCGGCATGCCCGCCTTCATCACCGGCGTGCTCGCCATCGGCGTCGTTTCCGGCGCCTACCAGGCGGAAGTCTTCCGCGGGGCCTTCAACACGATCAGCCGCGGCGAGCTGGAGGCGGCCCGCTCCGTCGGCATGACGACTTGGCTGCGCTTCCGCCGCATCATCGCCCCGCAGGTGCTGCGCTACGCCATTCCCGGCCTCGGCAACACCTGGCAACTGGTGCTGAAGGAATCCGCGCTCATCTCCGTCACCGGCCTTGTCGAATTGCTGCGCCAGTCGCAGATCGCCGCAGGCTCGACAAGCCGGCCCTTCGATTTCTACGTCACCGCCGCCGCGCTCTATCTCGTCATCACCGCGGCCTCCTCCTACCTCTTCCGCCAGGCAGAAGCCCGCTCGATGCGCGGCGTCAGGAGAGCATGA
- a CDS encoding transporter substrate-binding domain-containing protein — translation MLNKIGNAVIALGIALGASAAFAEEPTRTITVATEGAYAPWNFTEAGGKLAGYEIDMLEDICPRMKVKCDIIVQDWDGLIPSLNAGKFDAIVAGMLQTEEREKVIAFSRNYGTGSAAFLVRKDSPLAKMPVGKQVDMGKDKEGAKAAAAEMLPFMEGTVIGAQGSTTAGQIMAELFPTVEFREYKTTEQHDLDLEAGRVDGVMASPVALDRALEKIGADQVVFAGTEFTGGPLGGGQSVGLRKDDTELKKLFDDAINAAIADGTLSRLAIKWFKRDISPKQ, via the coding sequence ATGTTGAATAAAATCGGAAATGCAGTCATCGCTCTCGGCATCGCGCTTGGGGCCTCCGCCGCCTTCGCGGAGGAGCCGACGCGCACCATCACGGTGGCGACGGAAGGCGCCTATGCGCCTTGGAACTTCACGGAAGCCGGCGGCAAGCTCGCCGGCTACGAGATCGACATGCTCGAGGACATCTGCCCGCGCATGAAGGTCAAGTGCGATATCATCGTGCAGGATTGGGACGGCCTGATCCCCTCGCTGAACGCCGGCAAGTTCGATGCCATCGTCGCCGGCATGCTGCAGACCGAGGAACGCGAAAAGGTCATCGCCTTCTCGCGCAACTACGGCACCGGCTCGGCCGCCTTCCTCGTGCGCAAGGATTCGCCGCTCGCCAAGATGCCGGTCGGCAAGCAGGTCGACATGGGCAAGGACAAGGAAGGCGCAAAGGCGGCCGCCGCCGAGATGCTTCCCTTCATGGAGGGCACGGTGATCGGCGCGCAGGGCTCGACGACCGCCGGCCAGATCATGGCCGAACTCTTCCCGACCGTCGAATTCCGCGAATACAAGACGACCGAACAGCACGACCTCGATCTTGAAGCCGGCCGCGTCGATGGCGTCATGGCCTCGCCGGTCGCGCTCGACCGGGCGCTCGAAAAGATCGGCGCCGACCAGGTGGTGTTCGCCGGCACGGAATTCACCGGCGGCCCGCTGGGCGGAGGCCAGTCCGTCGGCCTGCGCAAGGACGATACCGAACTGAAGAAGCTGTTCGACGACGCGATCAACGCCGCCATCGCCGACGGCACCCTCTCGCGCCTCGCCATCAAGTGGTTCAAGCGGGACATTTCGCCGAAGCAATAA
- a CDS encoding ABC transporter permease, with the protein MDFTFLSETFLQLLSGVPLTLNLALVSTALGGILAVLLTLMRMSPVRPLGWTAQFYVFVFRGTPLLVQMFVIYYGLGQFRPTLQAWGLWSFFREPYWCAIFALSLNTAAYASEILRGGLQAVPHQQVEAARASGMWGLLLYRRIIFPIALRQALPAYASEIILMVKATSLASVITMLEVTGLAAKLISQSYRAVEVFIVAGLIYLVLNFAITRLVAFVEWRLSPHLRPVPTPVSSGAALQNA; encoded by the coding sequence ATGGACTTCACCTTCCTCTCCGAAACCTTCCTGCAGCTTCTGTCCGGCGTGCCGCTGACGCTCAATCTGGCGCTCGTTTCCACGGCGCTGGGCGGCATCCTGGCGGTGCTGTTGACGCTGATGCGCATGTCGCCCGTCCGTCCGCTCGGCTGGACCGCGCAATTCTATGTCTTCGTCTTCCGCGGCACACCGCTGCTGGTGCAGATGTTCGTCATCTATTACGGCCTCGGCCAGTTCCGGCCGACCCTGCAGGCCTGGGGTCTCTGGAGCTTCTTCCGCGAGCCCTACTGGTGCGCCATCTTCGCCCTCAGCCTCAACACCGCCGCTTATGCCAGCGAAATCCTGCGCGGCGGCCTGCAGGCCGTGCCTCACCAGCAAGTCGAGGCGGCGCGGGCGAGCGGCATGTGGGGCCTGCTGCTCTACCGCCGCATTATCTTCCCCATCGCCCTGCGCCAGGCCCTGCCCGCCTATGCCAGCGAAATCATCCTGATGGTCAAGGCGACCTCGCTCGCCTCCGTCATCACCATGCTGGAAGTGACGGGCCTTGCCGCCAAGCTGATCTCCCAGTCCTACCGGGCCGTGGAAGTCTTTATCGTGGCCGGCCTCATCTATCTCGTCTTGAACTTCGCCATCACCCGTCTCGTGGCCTTCGTCGAGTGGCGCCTGTCGCCGCACCTTCGCCCCGTCCCGACACCCGTCTCTTCCGGAGCTGCGCTGCAAAATGCCTGA
- a CDS encoding LysR substrate-binding domain-containing protein, whose protein sequence is MLDLDPYLLRAFLAVAEIGTVSGAAATLNRTQAAVSMQLRKLEDLVGVRLFSRSQKGLSLTAQGQIMLPYAREIVRLGDEAGKRLSGKTIRDRIRLGVVEDFAAGHLIRILRNFRDQNPDIEIDIIIEPNRRLAALFKDGALDLAVCDVTCLLRKPALVWTEYLMWTVRSDFVVDAGEPLPIIMFDEGCPWTIPVTGALSQRGIKWKTACVASTLVAVATAVRVGIGIAPMIANTQPEGCRTLDRSSDLPGPVRIEIGLYNQPEMAEGARHLVDFIARQAAMLPA, encoded by the coding sequence ATGCTGGACCTCGATCCCTATCTGCTCAGAGCGTTTCTGGCCGTTGCCGAAATAGGCACGGTCAGCGGCGCGGCCGCGACACTCAACCGAACGCAGGCGGCCGTCAGCATGCAGCTCCGCAAGCTGGAGGACCTTGTCGGCGTCAGGCTGTTCTCGCGGTCGCAGAAGGGACTTTCGCTCACCGCGCAGGGGCAGATCATGCTGCCCTATGCCCGTGAGATCGTCCGGCTCGGCGATGAGGCCGGCAAGAGGCTGAGCGGGAAAACGATCCGTGACCGCATTCGTCTCGGCGTCGTCGAGGATTTCGCGGCGGGTCATCTTATCCGGATTCTGCGCAATTTTCGCGACCAGAACCCGGATATCGAGATCGACATCATCATCGAGCCAAACCGCCGGCTGGCTGCGCTTTTCAAGGACGGCGCGCTTGATCTGGCGGTGTGCGACGTGACCTGCCTGCTGCGAAAGCCGGCGCTGGTCTGGACCGAATATTTGATGTGGACGGTACGATCCGATTTCGTCGTCGATGCGGGAGAGCCGCTGCCCATCATCATGTTCGACGAGGGATGCCCCTGGACGATCCCGGTGACGGGGGCCTTGTCGCAGCGTGGCATCAAATGGAAAACGGCCTGCGTCGCGTCTACGCTTGTGGCTGTGGCGACGGCGGTGCGTGTGGGTATCGGCATCGCGCCGATGATCGCCAACACGCAGCCGGAGGGGTGCCGGACACTGGACAGGTCGTCCGATCTGCCGGGGCCGGTCCGTATCGAGATTGGCTTGTATAACCAGCCGGAAATGGCGGAAGGCGCCCGCCATCTTGTCGACTTCATCGCGCGACAAGCCGCCATGCTGCCCGCCTAG
- a CDS encoding GFA family protein produces MNREGGCACGAIRFTIETAPLGTGACHCTNCQKFSGGGPNYVALLPKGALRVACGTPRLFCDRGDSGGEVQRAFCPDCGTPLWSIPEHAPFMTVKVGAFDESADLGPGLHVYCVSAPKWHPIPDGATRFEKMPPPDTAPA; encoded by the coding sequence ATGAATCGCGAAGGAGGGTGCGCCTGCGGCGCCATCCGCTTTACCATCGAGACCGCCCCGCTCGGCACGGGCGCCTGCCACTGCACCAACTGCCAGAAATTCTCGGGCGGCGGGCCGAACTACGTCGCGCTCCTGCCGAAAGGCGCGCTCAGGGTCGCGTGCGGAACACCCAGGCTGTTTTGCGACCGGGGCGACAGCGGCGGCGAAGTCCAGCGCGCCTTCTGCCCCGACTGCGGAACGCCGCTCTGGAGCATCCCCGAGCATGCTCCCTTCATGACCGTCAAGGTCGGGGCATTCGACGAGAGCGCGGATCTCGGCCCCGGTCTGCATGTCTATTGCGTGTCCGCGCCCAAGTGGCATCCCATCCCCGACGGGGCGACGCGGTTCGAGAAAATGCCGCCGCCGGATACAGCACCGGCTTAA
- a CDS encoding amidohydrolase family protein produces the protein MSTEFVLTNVQPNGAAARDVVIRNGRIAEILPHGSRPFPAGTATVDGEGLLMLPGLVDAHTHLDKTLLGMPWYRNDVGLELIDLIENERRMKRELGIDPARQSAAQIERSVANGTTHIRTHVDIDTEYGLAGLEGVLASRERYRDIVDIEIVAFPQSGMLIRPGTVDLMERAMREGADVVGGLDPSGVDRDPKGHLDTIFAMAERHGKPVDIHLHEPDALGTFAIELIVERTKALGMADRVTVSHGFCLGMLADKPLARLAGMMAETGVHLMTKGGAASPRPPVLDLTEMGVKICSGSDGVRDTWQPFGNADMLDRAAIVSQRNDFINDVHIELALRLCTHGGAHTMALEGYGLEPGCDATFVLVRAETPADAVASRPVRRAVYRKGIPVAKDGALIAA, from the coding sequence ATGTCGACAGAATTCGTTCTCACCAATGTACAGCCCAACGGCGCGGCGGCCAGGGACGTGGTGATCCGCAACGGGCGGATCGCCGAGATCCTGCCGCACGGCTCCCGCCCCTTTCCAGCCGGAACCGCGACCGTCGACGGCGAAGGCCTCCTGATGCTGCCCGGCCTGGTCGACGCCCATACCCATCTCGACAAGACCCTGCTCGGCATGCCCTGGTATCGCAATGATGTCGGCCTCGAACTAATCGACCTCATCGAGAACGAACGCCGCATGAAGCGGGAGCTCGGCATCGATCCGGCGCGCCAGTCGGCCGCGCAGATCGAGCGCTCCGTCGCCAATGGCACCACCCATATCCGCACTCATGTCGATATCGACACGGAATACGGTCTTGCCGGCCTCGAAGGCGTGCTCGCCTCGCGCGAACGCTATCGCGATATCGTCGACATCGAGATCGTCGCCTTCCCGCAAAGCGGCATGCTGATCCGCCCCGGCACCGTCGACCTGATGGAGCGGGCGATGCGCGAAGGGGCGGACGTGGTGGGCGGCCTCGATCCTTCGGGCGTCGATCGCGACCCCAAGGGTCATCTCGACACGATCTTCGCCATGGCCGAGCGCCACGGCAAGCCGGTCGACATCCACCTGCACGAGCCGGACGCGCTCGGCACCTTCGCCATCGAACTCATCGTGGAGCGCACGAAGGCGCTCGGCATGGCGGACCGGGTAACGGTCAGCCACGGCTTCTGCCTCGGCATGCTCGCCGACAAGCCGCTAGCGCGGCTCGCCGGCATGATGGCGGAGACCGGCGTGCACCTGATGACCAAAGGCGGCGCGGCAAGCCCCCGCCCGCCGGTGCTGGATCTCACCGAGATGGGCGTGAAGATCTGCTCGGGCAGCGACGGCGTGCGCGACACCTGGCAGCCCTTCGGCAATGCCGACATGCTCGACCGTGCGGCCATCGTCTCGCAGCGCAACGACTTCATCAACGACGTCCATATCGAGCTGGCGCTCCGCCTGTGCACCCATGGTGGCGCCCACACCATGGCGCTCGAAGGCTACGGGCTGGAGCCCGGCTGCGACGCCACCTTCGTTCTTGTGCGCGCAGAAACGCCGGCCGACGCCGTCGCATCCCGCCCCGTGCGCCGGGCGGTCTACCGCAAGGGCATTCCAGTCGCAAAGGACGGCGCGCTGATCGCCGCCTGA
- a CDS encoding MurR/RpiR family transcriptional regulator: MRNGSWMDDSSVRQRLAVASKEATASGKALANFMLAHIGDLPFETARSVAEKVGVSELTVGRFCRSIGYDGFKDLKDRLKDDISDSPWLLGDRLKDLQRKSATDTALARSLELAVASVVRVYDYAETAAWDRAARRIAQADRVFVAGFQTERGLAEGFAHMLRYLRDEVTVVDVGGGNFAEVLLTDPAGCALVLIDARRYSHQSKLLAAKASERGMPVTIVTDLYCDWAASYGEEVFAVPTDLNLFWDATSGMWTLLQLLLNSVFAHCGPAVEERLNDVAGLYESFVGYSRSLK; the protein is encoded by the coding sequence ATGCGCAACGGGAGCTGGATGGACGACAGTTCGGTACGGCAGCGGCTTGCGGTGGCATCCAAGGAGGCGACGGCATCGGGCAAGGCGCTGGCGAACTTCATGCTGGCCCATATCGGCGACCTGCCCTTCGAGACCGCTCGCAGCGTTGCGGAAAAGGTAGGGGTCAGCGAACTGACGGTCGGCCGCTTCTGCCGGTCGATCGGTTACGATGGCTTCAAGGATCTCAAGGACCGGCTGAAGGATGACATCAGCGACAGCCCCTGGCTGCTCGGTGACCGGTTGAAGGACCTGCAGCGCAAGAGCGCCACGGATACGGCGCTCGCCCGCAGCCTGGAGCTTGCGGTCGCCTCGGTCGTGCGTGTCTACGATTATGCCGAGACGGCCGCCTGGGATCGCGCGGCGCGGCGTATCGCGCAGGCCGACCGTGTCTTCGTCGCCGGCTTCCAGACCGAGCGCGGCCTTGCCGAAGGGTTTGCGCATATGCTGCGCTACCTGCGGGACGAGGTGACGGTGGTGGATGTCGGTGGCGGCAATTTCGCTGAAGTGCTCCTGACTGACCCGGCCGGCTGCGCGCTGGTGCTGATCGACGCCCGGCGCTACTCGCACCAGTCCAAGCTGCTCGCCGCCAAGGCATCCGAGCGGGGCATGCCGGTGACGATCGTCACCGACCTCTACTGCGACTGGGCCGCGAGCTACGGCGAGGAGGTCTTTGCCGTTCCGACCGACCTCAACCTGTTCTGGGATGCGACCTCCGGCATGTGGACGCTGCTGCAGCTGCTTCTGAACAGCGTCTTCGCCCATTGTGGCCCCGCGGTGGAGGAGCGGCTGAACGACGTCGCCGGCCTCTATGAGAGCTTTGTCGGCTATAGCCGCAGCCTGAAATAG